A genomic segment from Schistocerca piceifrons isolate TAMUIC-IGC-003096 chromosome 4, iqSchPice1.1, whole genome shotgun sequence encodes:
- the LOC124795985 gene encoding uncharacterized protein LOC124795985 gives MVYGSLIRIPGDAFFKKTEQKDSDIPQFVSDVKQYMNRLKPVQIAHKVKQTPFVYKDLSMSTHTFVRIDMIKKLLEPPCEGPYKVVERIPNFFGLKMKDQLKNISIDRLKPAYLLKEDIKLPEDTPVSPPPQDKQPEDKNPRTSRLGQVIRFPTRLVEVVQ, from the coding sequence ATGGTTTATGGTTCACTCATCAGAATACCTGGTGATGCTTTTTTCAAGAAGACTGAACAAAAAGATTCAGACATACCCCAATTTGTTTCAGATGTAAAACAATATATGAACCGACTGAAACCTGTGCAAATAGCTCACAAAGTAAAACAGACACCATTTGTATACAAGGACCTCAGCATGTCAACACACACATTTGTAAGGATTGACATGATTAAAAAGTTGTTAGAACCTCCATGTGAAGGCCCATACAAAGTCGTGGAAAGAATACCAAATTTTTTTGGACTCAAAATGAAAGACCAACTAAAAAACATTTCTATCGACCGATTGAAACCAGCATATTTGCTAAAAGAAGACATTAAATTGCCAGAAGATACTCCTGTTTCACCACCACCCCAGGATAAACAACCTGAAGATAAAAACCCACGCACATCAAGATTGGGTCAAGTAATTAGATTTCCCACAAGACTAGTGGAAGTGGTACAGTGA